The window AATCTGATCGTCAGCTGTGCGATACGCGCCGTAGGGGGCAACGGCGGGTGAGCTCATACCGAGAGGCTGCTGGTCTATCCCCGAATGACGGGTGTAATTCAAGTGATACCCCATTAACTCGGTCGCGGTATCGAACAAGCTGACCGCCACCGCCGGCATCGCGGCGGAGCGCCGGCTCTTGTTGCACAACAAAGCCAAAATCGACAACGCGGCGTACAGACCCGAACACACGTCGGCGACTGGAGGTCCCGGCTTGGCCGGCGCGTCGGGATAACCGGTGACCGCACACGTTCCCGATTCCGCTTGGATCAGCAGGTCATATGCTCGCTTTTGCGACATCGGCCCGCCCGGCCCGTAGCCGTCGATCTCCACCGCAATCAGCTCCGGATGGCGCACGGCGATGTCATCAGGGGCGATGCCGAGCCGCGCGGTGGATCCGGGCGCCAAGTTGGACACCAATGCGTCGGCGCGGTCGAGCAACCGGTGCAACACGGCGATACCGTCGGGTGATTTGAGATCCAGCGTCACCGACTCCTTGCCGCGGTTGACCCAGACGAAGTGCGCGGCAAGTCCATTGACGACGTCGTCGTAGTGGCGGGCGAAATCGCCGCCGCGCGGATTTTCGATCTTGATCACCCGGGCCCCGAAGTCAGCCAGTGTGCGGGTGCACATCGGTGCGGACACCGCCTGCTCCAGCGTGACCACCGTGATCCCCGCCAACGGCGCGGCAGCTGATGCGGCATCGCTCATGACGTCACCCGCGCCGCGGACCGCCGGCACACGCGCGGTGCGGTACCGAACAACCTCTCAGAAGTGTTGGGTGGCAAGACGGCTGCGAGATGCTAACGCCGATGACGGCGGTCACTCGACGATCAACTCGGCGTCGCGTTCCAAGCCGGATATTCGCCATTCCTCGAGAAGCCGCACGTATTCGAGTGGCCCTCCGCCGTAGCCGCGGGTGAGGATGGTCGGCCGGTCGACCTGACCCTCGTTGTTGAAATAGCTTGGCGTGCACTCCTTCTCAAACTTGGCGCGGTCAACGGCTTTGGCTTTGATGATCTTCGACCATGTCTGCTCGGCATCAACGCGAACCTCCAGCGCGGCGATGTGTTCGTCCAGGCATCGCTTGATGATGGCGCCGGCGTGCTCTGCATGCTCGCCGAGCATGTGAGGAACGTTCACCGTCAGAGACGCCTGACAACCCTGCCCGATCATGAACATGTTGGGGAATCCATGCGCATAGATGCCGTGTAACGATGGGCATCCGTCGGCCCACCGCGTCGCCATGTCGACGCCGCCCTTGCCGATGATCTGGAACTCACCGGCTTCATGCGGTGGCACACCGACCGTGAAGCCCGTCGCGTAGACGATGCAGTCCAACTCGTATTCCGTGTCGCCGCACACGACACCTGCCGGGGTAATCCGGTCCACCCCGCGGCCCTGGGTGTCGACGAGCATCACGTTCGGACGGTTGAAGGTCTGCAAGTAGTCGTCGCTGTACAGCGGTCGCTTGCAGAATAGGTTGTACCAGGGCTTGAGTGCGTCTGCGGTGGCTTTGTCGGTGACCACGGCGTCGATCCGGGCCCGTATCTCCTCCATTTTTTGGTAATCGGCCAACTGGAGGAGCTCGGCAGGATCAGCGTCTGTGGCTGGATCACCGTTTGCCTGAGATCCCATCTTGCCGAATCGCTTCCACACGTCGGTCCACCGGTCGCCGACGAGATCTTCCTCTTGCGGAATCCCGCTGAGGATCGCGGTGAAGTTGACGATCCGCTTCTTTTGCCATCCGGGCTGCAGTGTGGCCGCCCAGTTGGGATCGGTCGGCATGTTGTTGCGGATATCGACCGATGCGGGGGTGCGCTGAAAAACGATGAGCTGCTTAGCGTCCGCACCCAGGTGAGGGATGCACTGGATTGCCGATGCGCCGGTGCCGATGATGCCAACCCGCTTGTCGCGCAGCCTGGTCAGGTTTCCGTCCGAGTTACCGCCTGTGTAGGAGTAGTCCCAGCGGCTGGTGTGGAAGGACCGCCCCCGAAATTCATCGATGCCCGGGATTCCGGGGAGCTTGGGGCGATGCAGGCTCCCACTTCCCAGGCAGACGAACCTGGCCTTCATTCTGTCGCCCCGATTGGTGTGGATCATCCATCGGGCGTCGTCGTCATCCCATTCGATTCGGGTGACCTGTGTCTGGAAGCAGGCATTGGAATAGAGGTCGAAGTGCTTCCCGAGCGCCTGGCAGTAGGCGAAGATCTCCTCCCCCTTGGCGTACTTCTCGGTCGGGATGTAGCCGAGCTCTTCCAGGAAGGGCATGTAGATATACGATTCGACGTCGCACCGTATTCCTGGATACCTGTTCCAGTACCAGGTCCCGCCGAAATCACCTGCCTTATCGATGATGCGGATGCTCTCGACGCCGGCCTGGCGCAGCCGGCCGGCGGTGATGAGGCCGGAAAAACCACCACCGAGGATCGCCACGTCGACGGAGTCGGTCAACGGTTCCCGGTCGACGCGTTCGGGCGCGTACGGGTCCTCAGCGAACGACGCGAAGCGACCCTGCATGGTCACGTACTGTGCGAGGCCGTCGGGACGCAATCGCTTGTCGCGTTCGGCGAGGTAACGCCGATGCAGTTCCTCGGGATCGAATCCCAGATTGGGATCGGTCAGTGCGCCGCCGGGTTGCTCACTCACAGTTCACTCGCCACCGTAGCTGCACGTGCTGACTGTTGCCGGCCGCGCGGGATGCTGATCTTTCGTACGAGCCGCTTCGGCAAGCCGGTAACTGATTTGTCGGCCACCGGGTCAAGCCTGCGGGCCCTTGACGACAGGCGCGCTGTCGTGCGGGTCAGCAGGGCATAGAGAGTCATTCCCTCGCCCCAGCCGAGCACGTTGCGCCCCGACTCAGAGCGCCAGTAGGTGTTCACTTCCGGGTACTGCCCGATGACGTTGCGGTTCAGGCGTTTCTGCAGTATCCAGTTGAAGACGTCCATGACACTCTTGCGGACTTCGATGGCGGTCACGTTTTTCTTCATCATCCGTTTCAGATTGGATGTCACGAACTCGGTCTGTCGTTCATGCATGAACATGATCGGGGCGCCGTTGGTGTTAGGCCCGTAGAGCATGTAGAAGTTGGGAAAGCCTGCGACGGTCAGCCCCAGGTAGGCCTGGGGCTCGCCCTGCCATACCTCTTGGATTGTTTTGCCTTCGCGTCCAACGACTTCCAGTGTGCTCAGGTAGGACGCCGCGGTGAAGCCCGTACACATCACCAGAGCGTCGACGGCACGACTGGTACCTGTGTCATCCACGACCGCGTCCTCGGTCACTGCCATCACGGCGTGCGGAACCAGCTCCACATTGTCCCGAAGCAGGGCGGGGTAGAACTTGCTCTCCTTGACCGGTCGCTTACCGCCGAACGGGTAATCCGGTGTGACGAGCTTTTGCAGGTCGGGGCGGTCGTGGAATACCGACTGAATGTAGTTTTCACATGCCAGCTGGGCCGCGATGTTCTGCTTGGTGCCCTCGATGAACGAGATGCCCAAAACTTTTTCATACGTGCGGAACTGCCGTAGTCGCACTAAGCGGCGATACATTGGCCGCAGCATCCGCGAGCGCTCGGCGGGCGTGAAATCCCGATCCGGTTTGGGCAGTACCCAGCCGGGCTGGCGCTGAAAGACATAGAGTTGCTCGACCAACGGCGCGATCGCAGGGACCAGCTGCGCACCGGTGGATCCGGTGCCGATCACCGCTACCCGCTTACCCCGCAGATCCACGCTGTGGTCCCAGCGCGCCGAATGCAACGCTGGGCCACGAAATTTGTCCAACCCGGGCCAGCTGGGAACCTTCGGGTTGCTGAAGAGCCCGACCGCGCTGACCACCACGTCGAAACGGTGGCGCTGGCCATCGGTCGTGTGGACGTCGTAGCTGTGTGTTGTCTCGTCCCATACCGCGCGGACCACCCCGGTGTTCAGCTTGATGTGCGGCAGCAGCTGGAAGCGGCTGACGACGTTCTGCAGGTACTGAAGCAGCTCGGGTTGCCTGACATGGGTTCGGGTGAAGTCGAATGAGTGAAAGCTGAAGGAGTAGAACGGCACGGCGGTATCGACTTCGGCGCCGGGGAACGTGTTTTCCCACCAGGTCCCGCCGATGCCATCGCTTTTTT is drawn from Mycobacterium branderi and contains these coding sequences:
- a CDS encoding CaiB/BaiF CoA transferase family protein; this translates as MSDAASAAAPLAGITVVTLEQAVSAPMCTRTLADFGARVIKIENPRGGDFARHYDDVVNGLAAHFVWVNRGKESVTLDLKSPDGIAVLHRLLDRADALVSNLAPGSTARLGIAPDDIAVRHPELIAVEIDGYGPGGPMSQKRAYDLLIQAESGTCAVTGYPDAPAKPGPPVADVCSGLYAALSILALLCNKSRRSAAMPAVAVSLFDTATELMGYHLNYTRHSGIDQQPLGMSSPAVAPYGAYRTADDQIVVLGTQNDGEWQRLARDVLQREDLAQDDRFRTNAGRVAHRDLLDEAVGTWCARHDLASVQKVADAAQIGNARYNRPSEVLQHPQLAARDRWRQINTPAGPVAALLPPPVIAGFEPPMGAIPGLGQHTDAVLAELGISDEEICDLRQRGAIGPAYS
- a CDS encoding flavin-containing monooxygenase — encoded protein: MSEQPGGALTDPNLGFDPEELHRRYLAERDKRLRPDGLAQYVTMQGRFASFAEDPYAPERVDREPLTDSVDVAILGGGFSGLITAGRLRQAGVESIRIIDKAGDFGGTWYWNRYPGIRCDVESYIYMPFLEELGYIPTEKYAKGEEIFAYCQALGKHFDLYSNACFQTQVTRIEWDDDDARWMIHTNRGDRMKARFVCLGSGSLHRPKLPGIPGIDEFRGRSFHTSRWDYSYTGGNSDGNLTRLRDKRVGIIGTGASAIQCIPHLGADAKQLIVFQRTPASVDIRNNMPTDPNWAATLQPGWQKKRIVNFTAILSGIPQEEDLVGDRWTDVWKRFGKMGSQANGDPATDADPAELLQLADYQKMEEIRARIDAVVTDKATADALKPWYNLFCKRPLYSDDYLQTFNRPNVMLVDTQGRGVDRITPAGVVCGDTEYELDCIVYATGFTVGVPPHEAGEFQIIGKGGVDMATRWADGCPSLHGIYAHGFPNMFMIGQGCQASLTVNVPHMLGEHAEHAGAIIKRCLDEHIAALEVRVDAEQTWSKIIKAKAVDRAKFEKECTPSYFNNEGQVDRPTILTRGYGGGPLEYVRLLEEWRISGLERDAELIVE
- a CDS encoding flavin-containing monooxygenase — its product is MEVPDDAAVVPAVDSTERALRVAVIGAGAGGICMAVALRRLGIADFTVFEKSDGIGGTWWENTFPGAEVDTAVPFYSFSFHSFDFTRTHVRQPELLQYLQNVVSRFQLLPHIKLNTGVVRAVWDETTHSYDVHTTDGQRHRFDVVVSAVGLFSNPKVPSWPGLDKFRGPALHSARWDHSVDLRGKRVAVIGTGSTGAQLVPAIAPLVEQLYVFQRQPGWVLPKPDRDFTPAERSRMLRPMYRRLVRLRQFRTYEKVLGISFIEGTKQNIAAQLACENYIQSVFHDRPDLQKLVTPDYPFGGKRPVKESKFYPALLRDNVELVPHAVMAVTEDAVVDDTGTSRAVDALVMCTGFTAASYLSTLEVVGREGKTIQEVWQGEPQAYLGLTVAGFPNFYMLYGPNTNGAPIMFMHERQTEFVTSNLKRMMKKNVTAIEVRKSVMDVFNWILQKRLNRNVIGQYPEVNTYWRSESGRNVLGWGEGMTLYALLTRTTARLSSRARRLDPVADKSVTGLPKRLVRKISIPRGRQQSARAATVASEL